The segment CCGGAATTATCTTCCTCTACTTCCTCCGGTGCGTAATCTCTCAGCGCCGCCGTGGATCCCCGAAACTCCCACTCCCGCCGGGAACAATGGGTTGGCCTTACGTCGGCGAGACTTTCCAGCTATACTCTCAAGACCCTAACGTCTTTTTCGCATCAAAACAGAAAAGGTCGGTGCTTTCGAAATAATTGCTATATAATAATTGCCAAAAACAGAGGATCTCGTGTTGAATAAAGCTTTGGTCTTTTTTTTGACAGGTATGGATCGGTGTTTAAGACACATGTATTGGGATGTCCGTGTGTGATGATCTCGAGCCCTGAAGCTGCCAAGTTCGTGCTGGTGACCAAGTCTCATCTATTTAAACCGACTTTCCCGGCGAGTAAAGAGAGGATGTTAGGGAAACAAGCCATCTTCTTCCACCAAGGTGATTACCACTCTAAACTCAGGAAGCTCGTCCTCCGTGCTTTCATGCCTGAAGCGATCAGAGACATGGTTCCCGACATCGAATCAATCGCTCAGGACTCCCTCCGAAACTGGGATGGAACAATGATCAATACTTATCAAGAAATGAAAACAGTAAGACGAATACTTCCTCTGTTTCGTCGCTCAAAACAGAGcatctctgtttttttctttctatatactctgttttttttttgaaactgttgTTTTTCTTTCGTCAGTACACATTCAACGTCGCGCTGCTCTCGATCTTCGGAAAAGACGAGGTTCTATACAGAGAAGATCTGAAACGATGCTACTACATTCTCGAGAAAGGCTACAACTCGATGCCTGTAAACCTCCCTGGAACGCTCTTCCACAAAGCCATGAAGGCACGCAAGGAGCTCTCGCAGATCCTCGCTAGGATCTTatcggagagaagagagaacagATCCTCACACAACGATCTTCTCGGTTCTTTCATGGGAGACAAAGAAGAGCTGAGCGACGAACAGATCGCCGATAACATCATCGGAGTCATCTTCGCGGCTAGAGACACGACGGCTAGTGTGATGACGTGGATCCTCAAGTACTTAGCTGAGAATCCTAAAGTTCTAGAAGCCGTTACTGTAAGTTCTTTTACTGACACGTGTTTGTCGTTTTCTGGTAATAAAAGTGGtagttttgtaattttaatgtgttcttgatagtttttttttttttttttttggtgtttaaCAGGAAGAGCAGACGGCAATAAGGAAAGACAAAGGAGAAGGAGAGTCTCTAACTTGGGGTGATACAAAGAAGATGCCAATAACTTCAAGAGTCATTCAAGAAACATTAAGAGTTGCTTCAATCCTATCTTTCACTTTCAGAGAGGCTGTAGAAGATGTGGAGTATGAAGgtattacataaaattttcaTGAATCCCAAACCTTACTCTTTGAACTTATCAAATTTATtctaaaaacgttttttttttgttttttggtttttgttataCAGGATATTTGATACCTAAAGGATGGAAAGTTCTGCCGCTTTTCAGAAACATTCACCATAGTGCTGATATCTTTTCAAATCCTGGGAAGTTTGATCCATCAAGATTTGAGGTAATTTATTTATCTTctagaaaatatctttttttttttcgttttggaGATTGACTTgtattgatattatttattTGGTACGTAGGTGGCTCCAAAACCGAATACTTTCATGCCATTTGGAAATGGAACCCACTCGTGTCCTGGAAATGAACTAGCCAAGCTTGAGATGTCTATCATGATACATCATCTAACCACCCAGTACAGGTGTGTGTactatttttacttattttttttcttttttgaaaaagggcatctatttttacttatttaccTTTTCATTTACTTTAAAAGTGTTTTATTTCTCTATGCTGATAAGGAGTACTTTCGTAATTGCAGATGGTCGATAGTTGGAGCCTGTGATGGGATTCAGTATGGACCCTTTGCGCTTCCCCAAAACGGACTGCCCATTATGCTGACCCGGAAGTCGGAAATCGATATGTAGAGTTGCGTGATTGTCCCTTAGCAATTCTTTAGAGGGAGACTAtagaagaaaaacaataatTGATTTTTCTTGCTAAAGAAAAATAGggataaatggaaagaaaaaaatcaagattttgGTAGgtaaaaaatctcaaaattgGAAAAACAGGAGAAGCaccaattgtaaaaaaaaaaaatgcaatttttcttatttatttttttagtttaagatGGGGAAAAGTTGGTCATTGAGTCTTCAAATTCAGGGAAAACATTATATGAATATCTTAATTGTATTTCATTCACCCCAAAAAATATcatgaatatatttaaactgATTCGTCCCGGACTGGGACTTCCCAAgttttttaatttcgttttaTAGTATACATATAGGTATATGTGTGTGTACGTGTTAGTGAATTACTGAATTGAATGCCTGGATATATcccaaaatcaatattttacaGTTTGTTGATCTTTTCGTGCATTAACACCACAATAATCGTTTCTTTGAAAATGACAGAAAATAACTTGTACTACAAAAATTGGATGAAATTAACAAAGCAGTCATATATCAAACATAACATGCGTTTTTCTGCTCTCGTATTAGGCACTGGAGATCGTGTGGTCTTTTCTGTCCTTATACGGCCTTGACGTTGTAGCGCGAATTTTACTTCAGGCGATTGGGTCTCCTTATGCGGCCTGTCTCGTATCCGCTATTTTCCTTGTGTGCTTCAGAGATAATTAAGATTGAAAGACTAGTAAGTTCATCGGTAACTAGCTACGCTGGAAGCTACGTGAAGAGACCCGACAACTGAGAAAACGAGGCGAATTTCTTCTCCTCACGGTCTTCGTCAAAGGTCGAGAACGGTGATCGATACTCAACGATGTAAGAATCTATTTAGTGGAACGCGCCGGGATATGGATTGAGCGAGACTAGATAGGAGATTTCAGATTTGAGTAATTTGGTTCGAGCCAGTCTTGTAATCGAAATTATTATTCCCACTCTCGGGTTGatgttataaaatttaaattaaataaaaaaaaacatgctttTTGTTATGACCCAAAATATTATAAGCTATACATATGGCTCCGCCCCggaatcactacaagaaaacacaaatttaacgacggccaaaatcgtcgttatttcctcggaaaagaagACTTACGAGAAAATGGCGATGAaaggcgtttcgtcgttatatgattgtcgtaagagaagattcgtcgccatttcctcgttaattagcgaggttatattttcctcgtaaagaagaattaagttttcgtcgtaaagaccacgtggggtttccacgtaacgcggtcgttgtggttcctcgtaagaaactcgtaaatgattcgtcgtaaaatacccgcaaaaacctctaaataaaTTCGTCATAATAACAACGAAAGGAACACGAAaacaattcgtcgtaatagaatcgtaactaaatccacgtaaaatcctcgttaattttcctcgatatttcgtcgttaattttcctcgttaatacatcgggaattagcgacgcaattactttgttttctttactgaatttataaataaaaattatatttatttaatttattaataaaattttaattgaaattaaatcgaatagaaaattttttttggccgaattaaaatgaaattatataatatataaataagttttgaattttaaaatacaataacaaaaaaaaaactaatgctgcattgccgcgtcgtagaattcctcgctccttctcgagagatcttcctcgttgacttgcacggatgtctcgcctggaatggggttttgttgtctcatggtcctgaacatggcctcccattccggatttgtggccgctatgacgtccaagaagttctcgagaccagtcatacgagctgtgaacgacgattttgtcgaggccaactcgttttgtgtcgacgacagctgatgttgtgtcgtctccaacacgtcgcgcagctgagagacttcatcatcccgtctctggccataagaggaagtcgctctcggaacatcgttgacggaaccaatccccaacacacgtccctttttcttgggagcgaccttaaaaaacaataaaatatatattaaaatttaaattttaaagtaaaatggaattaataaaaaatttatataaaatttacctcctcgtaaattctatccacttctattgtggataagacgacgggtgatccgtcggcggactcctgcgccagctgggtctcacgctcgtcaatacgagctgccacatcattgtagatcttctcagacttctcatctacaaatgcgcccgccttgttcttgtgggtccgatcgaaaagttccataagagtcggtaaacgtcccaactccttggcctaaaaatagttaagaaagtttttttatatatatatatatatatatatattaaaaatcaaaaagttaaatatttaaattacgtaccatttccaaacggacgcgggcgtgtggcttttggcccgtactatgttgcatcgccctgtggccgtgctcatctaccgagttacgggaggcggagcaagactgggcgactctcatggcatcaggatccctccagtaacggatgaggccatcccacacgtccgtggtgatggttgtgggtttgccccgctcatagcccttcacgatccagtcacccttccagttggagaccgtgtccaacaaacgtttcttcgccttgtcgataaactctttccgcaccttctcagtgacccccatggaccaattaaatttttgctgcaaaaaaaaaaatattaataattagtttagaaaaataaaatttaaaaaaatataaatcaggaataaattgtaaaaacttacagcgtaaatcttgaaccacgtccttctgatgtagatcggagtggatttccagttgggatgtgccatggagaagtaacctttaatcgtctcggttacttctgttgcaaggcagttatcaaccccaaacctggaaaaaaaaacaaattcaaagttttaaatatttattaaagtcacaaatgaattttaaaaaataaatgtaacatacataccaaagtgttccttcaggtcggtcggggtctatgatcggtaagccttctctgcctggcaaaccgagaatgtcctcaacagtgtactgagagtaaggacaactcgctggcaccatcaaatcagcatgaacctgatgggcgggcatctgaggaggcacatgaggagctggcatcggaggaggagctaccggaggaggcacatgaggaactgatggcgatgccgtagaagaaggcgagactctctgagaagattgagtctcggggacggtctcctgctgacccgaagaaccgggagctgaagaagaaccgggaagtgaaggcgggtctaaccgactacccggtggaccgaacatctgcgagtagtgagcactacgctggtgtctacgaatagtctgcaaaatttaaatttctaaattaaagtcaagagtaaataaaaaattatgaacagtattaactacgtaattaataaaatgaggaaacctaaattttgtaaactaatttcgtaaactaaattccctaaactaaccacctaatctaaattccctaaactacttagagaggaaagagagttaccatgttgagaggaaatggagaggctgtagagaggaattagagaggaaatgaagagggctgcggtttcgcctatatataggattagtgttcgtcgaaaattcgtcgcaaaataacgaggaaagacagaggcccgtctttcgttttgtcgcaaggcccaagcaaattaacgaggatatacagaggcccgtctttttttaacgtcgttcttgcgatgatttttgttttatcatcgattttacgtgggcccgtctttcgtttcgtcgcaaggcccaagcaaattaacgaggatatacagaggcccgtgttttatttaacgtcgttcttgcgacgatttttgtttttatcatcgattttacgtgcaaatagcgaggctttttttgctaacccctaa is part of the Brassica napus cultivar Da-Ae unplaced genomic scaffold, Da-Ae ScsIHWf_1783;HRSCAF=2417, whole genome shotgun sequence genome and harbors:
- the LOC125598879 gene encoding abscisic acid 8'-hydroxylase 1-like, translating into MDFSALLLTLLTGIIFLYFLRCVISQRRRGSPKLPLPPGTMGWPYVGETFQLYSQDPNVFFASKQKRYGSVFKTHVLGCPCVMISSPEAAKFVLVTKSHLFKPTFPASKERMLGKQAIFFHQGDYHSKLRKLVLRAFMPEAIRDMVPDIESIAQDSLRNWDGTMINTYQEMKTYTFNVALLSIFGKDEVLYREDLKRCYYILEKGYNSMPVNLPGTLFHKAMKARKELSQILARILSERRENRSSHNDLLGSFMGDKEELSDEQIADNIIGVIFAARDTTASVMTWILKYLAENPKVLEAVTEEQTAIRKDKGEGESLTWGDTKKMPITSRVIQETLRVASILSFTFREAVEDVEYEGYLIPKGWKVLPLFRNIHHSADIFSNPGKFDPSRFEVAPKPNTFMPFGNGTHSCPGNELAKLEMSIMIHHLTTQYRWSIVGACDGIQYGPFALPQNGLPIMLTRKSEIDM